The following are from one region of the Polaribacter marinaquae genome:
- the mdh gene encoding malate dehydrogenase, which yields MKVTVVGAGAVGASCAEYIAIKNFASEVVILDIKEGFAEGKAMDLMQTASLNGFDTKITGSTNDYTKTANSDVCVITSGIPRKPGMTREELIGINAGIVKMVSASLIEHSPNTIIIVVSNPMDTMTYLVHKTTGLPKNRIIGMGGALDSARFKYRLAEALGAPISDVDGMVIGGHSDKGMVPLTRLATRNSVPVSEFISEERLEQVKQDTKVGGATLTGLLGTSAWYAPGAAVSGMVQAIACDTKKIFPCSTLLEGEFGLNDLCIGVPVVLGKNGIESIVEINLSDAEKSHLEESAAGVSKTNSLLEL from the coding sequence ATGAAAGTTACAGTTGTTGGTGCAGGTGCAGTAGGTGCTAGTTGTGCAGAATACATTGCTATTAAAAATTTTGCTTCTGAAGTTGTTATTTTAGACATTAAAGAAGGTTTTGCAGAAGGTAAAGCAATGGATTTAATGCAAACAGCTTCTTTAAATGGTTTTGATACTAAAATTACTGGAAGCACAAATGATTATACTAAAACTGCAAATTCTGATGTTTGTGTAATTACTTCTGGTATTCCTAGAAAACCAGGGATGACTCGTGAAGAATTAATTGGTATTAATGCCGGAATTGTAAAAATGGTTTCTGCTAGTTTAATCGAGCATTCTCCAAACACAATTATCATTGTAGTTTCGAATCCTATGGATACTATGACGTATTTAGTTCATAAAACTACAGGATTACCTAAAAATAGAATTATCGGAATGGGTGGTGCATTAGACTCGGCTCGTTTTAAATATAGATTAGCAGAAGCTTTAGGTGCTCCTATTTCTGATGTTGACGGAATGGTAATTGGTGGGCATTCAGATAAAGGAATGGTTCCTTTAACTAGATTAGCTACTAGAAACTCTGTTCCTGTTTCAGAATTTATTTCAGAAGAAAGATTAGAACAAGTAAAACAAGATACTAAAGTTGGTGGTGCAACATTAACTGGTTTATTAGGAACTTCTGCTTGGTATGCTCCTGGTGCTGCAGTTTCTGGTATGGTACAAGCAATTGCTTGTGATACTAAAAAAATCTTTCCATGTTCTACTTTATTAGAAGGAGAATTTGGTTTAAACGATTTATGTATCGGAGTTCCTGTTGTTTTAGGTAAAAACGGAATTGAAAGCATTGTAGAAATCAACTTAAGCGATGCAGAAAAATCTCATTTAGAAGAATCTGCTGCGGGTGTTTCTAAAACAAACAGTTTATTAGAATTATAA
- the gyrB gene encoding DNA topoisomerase (ATP-hydrolyzing) subunit B translates to MSEEKKHNYSADSIQALEGMEHVRMRPSMYIGDVGVRGLHHLVYEVVDNSIDEAMGGHCDTIHVTINEDNSITTKDNGRGIPVGIHKKEGVSALQVVMTKIGAGGKFDKDSYKVSGGLHGVGVSCVNALSDHLTATVHKEGKIWQQEYERGKALYPVKTIGETDFTGTIVTFLPDKSIFQQSTEYNYETLATRLRELAYLNKGITITLTDKRNTDDEGNFVSETFHSDEGLPEFIKYLDSTREQLTASVISMEGEKNGIPVEVAMVYNTSYAENLHSYVNNINTHEGGTHLSGFRRGLTSTLKKYADESGLLKNVKFEIAGDDFREGLTAIVSVKVAEPQFEGQTKTKLGNREVTSAVSQAVSEMLTDYLEENPNDAKTIVQKVILAATARHAARKAREMVQRKTVMSIGGLPGKLSDCSETDPAQCEIFLVEGDSAGGTAKQGRDRNFQAILPLRGKILNVEKAMQHKVFENEEIKNMFTALGVSIGTEEDPRALNLSKVRYHKVVIMCDADVDGSHIATLILTFFFRYMREMVEQGYIYIATPPLYLVKKGQKREYAWDDNQRDLIAQKLGGGVNIQRYKGLGEMNAEQLWDTTMNPEFRTLRKVVIDSPTEADRVFSMLMGDEVPPRRDFIERNAKYAKIDV, encoded by the coding sequence ATGAGCGAAGAAAAAAAACATAATTATTCTGCCGATAGTATTCAGGCATTAGAAGGTATGGAGCATGTAAGAATGCGTCCTTCTATGTATATCGGTGATGTAGGTGTGCGTGGTTTACACCATTTAGTATACGAAGTTGTAGATAACTCTATTGATGAAGCAATGGGAGGACATTGTGACACTATACATGTTACAATTAACGAAGACAATTCTATTACAACAAAAGATAATGGTCGTGGTATTCCTGTAGGAATTCACAAAAAAGAAGGTGTTTCTGCATTACAAGTTGTAATGACAAAAATTGGGGCTGGTGGTAAATTCGATAAAGATTCTTATAAAGTTTCTGGAGGATTGCATGGTGTTGGTGTAAGTTGTGTTAACGCATTATCAGACCATTTAACTGCTACTGTACACAAAGAAGGTAAAATTTGGCAGCAAGAATACGAAAGAGGTAAAGCTTTATATCCTGTAAAAACGATTGGCGAAACAGACTTTACTGGTACCATTGTAACTTTTTTACCAGACAAGTCAATTTTTCAGCAATCTACAGAATACAACTACGAAACTTTAGCTACACGTTTGCGTGAACTAGCGTATCTTAATAAAGGAATTACAATTACTTTAACAGATAAAAGAAATACAGATGATGAAGGCAACTTTGTTTCTGAAACTTTTCATTCTGATGAAGGTTTACCAGAATTTATAAAGTATTTAGATTCTACAAGAGAGCAACTAACAGCTTCTGTGATTTCTATGGAAGGTGAGAAAAACGGAATTCCGGTTGAAGTTGCTATGGTTTACAATACTTCTTACGCAGAAAACCTACATTCTTATGTAAATAATATCAATACGCATGAAGGTGGAACACATTTATCTGGTTTTAGACGTGGTTTAACAAGTACGCTTAAAAAATATGCAGATGAATCTGGTTTATTAAAAAATGTAAAGTTTGAAATTGCAGGAGACGATTTTAGAGAAGGATTAACCGCAATCGTTTCTGTTAAAGTTGCAGAACCTCAATTTGAAGGACAGACTAAAACTAAGTTAGGTAACAGAGAAGTTACTTCTGCAGTTTCTCAAGCGGTTTCAGAAATGCTTACCGATTATTTAGAAGAAAACCCTAACGATGCTAAAACAATTGTACAAAAAGTAATTTTAGCAGCAACCGCAAGACATGCAGCACGTAAAGCCAGAGAAATGGTGCAACGTAAAACTGTAATGAGTATTGGTGGTTTGCCTGGTAAATTATCTGACTGTTCTGAAACTGATCCTGCTCAGTGTGAAATATTTTTAGTTGAGGGAGATTCTGCCGGTGGAACAGCAAAACAAGGTAGAGACAGAAACTTTCAAGCAATTTTACCACTTCGTGGAAAAATCTTGAATGTTGAAAAAGCAATGCAACATAAAGTTTTTGAAAACGAAGAAATCAAAAATATGTTTACTGCTTTAGGTGTTTCTATTGGTACAGAAGAAGATCCTAGAGCCTTAAACTTATCTAAAGTTAGATATCATAAAGTAGTTATTATGTGTGATGCCGATGTAGATGGATCGCATATTGCAACTTTAATTTTAACATTCTTCTTTAGATATATGAGAGAAATGGTAGAGCAAGGATATATTTATATTGCAACACCACCTTTATATTTAGTTAAAAAAGGTCAAAAAAGAGAATACGCTTGGGATGATAATCAACGTGATTTGATTGCTCAGAAATTAGGTGGCGGTGTAAACATCCAAAGATATAAGGGTCTTGGAGAGATGAATGCAGAACAATTATGGGATACAACAATGAATCCAGAATTTAGAACTTTACGTAAAGTTGTAATTGATAGTCCTACAGAAGCAGATAGAGTTTTCTCTATGTTAATGGGAGACGAAGTACCACCACGTAGAGACTTTATTGAACGTAATGCAAAATATGCTAAAATTGATGTTTAA
- a CDS encoding TonB-dependent receptor, translating to MYFKSLLTFLMLFTIVNINSQNVGALKGVVTSDNGEAIMGANVHIKKLSKGTTSDENGKFMLSKIAYATYIVEVSYLGYNTVSKKVEISNMVTTQNFVLKESSFMLEGVVITSQKREQKNKDVPIAITSYGTDFIENQGTFEYDALSEYVPGFQVQIQSVNNPGIVIRGITSDSGDSRVEPRVSIFQDGVSISKSRGSVVELYDIERVEVLKGPQGTLFGRGAQIGAMHIIQNKAKNETSGSLKLGYGNFNQFLATGHFNAPLVEDKLFFRAAAIYNKRDGFIENISGGDLNGKETLAFRTSFKYLLNNDTTLDFIANWQQDTPPGTSFKSGTFAPVGGDTNPNTFADLERGEELGLDRTVWGATAILKHSFNDIWDLTSTTAYREFDSNEAFDADGTVAPALFFSEISKGKQFSQEFRFNFDTDDKFRGFFGANFFYEDGSQNVPWEYDERSVAMLLLNSDFLVSNGVAILAPSLPNDPNVFGALAGAPLNSFNKETYTNFGENYSGDLFVDASYDVSEKLSVTMGLRATLEEINAGFQVIDSENPSVLGYLSGNFPNVLFASTNQEKIEANESFLSAVGRFAVNYDLNDNITLFGTTSRGRRPNVIRVTATETTVLSDEIVWSYEVGGKSLFFNNSLQFDANAYVYDYSNFQTTITKFENGVLTSVPEDSGNASSFGFELAMQYAFSKTSSFFANYGYIDTSFDDKDSNGNDQILAGNTFRLTPKNSFSAGFNFNVDVNENLGYFFRPTYTYKSKVFFEETNLPNISQDAYGILNFKTGLVINKDYELTFFMNNALDKEYIIDAGNTGGAFGIPTFIAGAPRFFGVQLKASF from the coding sequence ATGTACTTTAAATCTTTACTCACTTTTTTAATGCTTTTTACTATCGTTAATATAAATTCACAAAATGTTGGAGCCTTAAAAGGAGTTGTAACTTCTGATAATGGAGAGGCTATTATGGGAGCAAATGTTCACATCAAAAAGTTGTCTAAAGGAACAACTTCTGATGAAAACGGAAAATTTATGTTAAGTAAAATTGCTTATGCAACTTATATCGTAGAAGTATCATATTTAGGGTATAATACGGTTTCAAAAAAAGTTGAAATAAGTAATATGGTCACCACTCAAAATTTTGTTTTAAAAGAGAGCTCTTTTATGTTAGAAGGGGTTGTAATTACTTCACAAAAAAGAGAACAAAAAAACAAAGATGTACCAATTGCTATTACATCTTATGGTACAGATTTTATAGAAAATCAAGGAACATTTGAATATGATGCCTTGTCGGAATATGTACCGGGTTTTCAAGTACAAATTCAAAGTGTTAACAATCCTGGAATTGTTATTAGAGGTATTACAAGTGATAGCGGAGACTCTAGAGTAGAGCCAAGAGTTTCTATTTTTCAAGATGGTGTATCAATTAGTAAATCTAGAGGTTCTGTTGTAGAACTTTATGATATAGAACGTGTAGAGGTACTTAAAGGTCCGCAAGGAACATTATTTGGTAGGGGCGCTCAAATTGGTGCAATGCACATTATTCAAAACAAAGCAAAAAACGAAACATCTGGTTCTTTAAAGTTAGGTTATGGTAATTTTAATCAGTTTTTAGCAACAGGTCATTTCAATGCGCCTTTAGTAGAAGATAAGTTATTTTTTAGAGCTGCTGCCATTTATAATAAAAGAGATGGTTTTATAGAAAATATTTCTGGAGGAGATTTAAATGGGAAAGAAACACTTGCTTTTAGAACGTCTTTTAAATATTTATTAAATAACGATACAACTTTAGATTTTATTGCTAATTGGCAACAAGATACACCTCCTGGAACATCTTTTAAAAGTGGAACGTTTGCGCCTGTAGGAGGAGATACAAATCCGAACACTTTTGCAGATTTAGAAAGAGGAGAAGAATTAGGTTTAGATAGAACTGTTTGGGGTGCTACTGCAATTTTAAAACATAGTTTTAATGATATTTGGGATTTAACATCTACAACTGCTTATAGAGAGTTTGATTCTAATGAGGCTTTTGATGCAGATGGAACTGTTGCACCAGCATTATTTTTTAGTGAAATATCTAAAGGGAAACAATTTAGTCAAGAATTTAGATTTAATTTTGATACCGATGATAAATTTAGAGGTTTCTTTGGTGCAAACTTCTTTTATGAAGATGGTTCGCAAAATGTACCGTGGGAGTATGATGAAAGAAGTGTTGCAATGTTACTTTTAAATTCAGATTTTTTAGTTTCTAACGGAGTAGCGATTTTAGCACCTTCTTTACCAAATGATCCTAATGTATTTGGTGCACTTGCTGGTGCTCCTTTAAATTCTTTTAATAAAGAAACTTATACAAATTTTGGAGAAAATTACTCTGGAGATCTTTTTGTAGATGCTTCTTATGATGTTTCAGAAAAATTGTCTGTTACAATGGGGTTAAGAGCAACATTAGAAGAAATAAACGCAGGCTTTCAGGTAATAGATTCAGAAAATCCATCAGTCTTAGGATATTTGTCAGGAAATTTTCCAAATGTATTATTTGCTTCAACTAATCAAGAAAAAATAGAAGCTAATGAAAGTTTTTTATCTGCAGTTGGTCGTTTTGCAGTAAATTATGATTTAAATGATAATATTACGCTATTTGGTACAACCTCTAGAGGAAGAAGACCAAATGTTATTAGAGTTACAGCAACAGAAACAACAGTTTTATCAGACGAAATTGTTTGGTCTTATGAAGTAGGTGGAAAATCATTATTTTTTAATAATAGTTTACAATTTGATGCCAATGCTTATGTGTATGATTATTCTAATTTTCAAACAACAATCACAAAGTTTGAAAACGGTGTTTTAACTTCTGTGCCAGAAGATAGTGGTAACGCTAGTTCTTTTGGTTTTGAATTAGCTATGCAATATGCGTTTTCTAAAACATCTAGTTTTTTTGCTAATTATGGTTACATAGATACGTCTTTCGATGATAAAGACTCAAACGGAAATGATCAAATACTTGCAGGAAACACTTTTAGATTAACTCCTAAAAACTCTTTTTCTGCCGGATTTAATTTTAATGTGGATGTTAATGAAAATTTAGGATATTTTTTTAGACCAACTTACACATATAAATCTAAAGTGTTTTTTGAAGAAACTAATTTGCCAAACATATCGCAAGATGCGTACGGTATTTTAAACTTTAAAACAGGTTTGGTAATTAACAAAGATTATGAACTTACATTTTTTATGAATAATGCATTGGATAAAGAGTATATTATCGATGCGGGTAATACTGGTGGTGCTTTTGGTATACCAACTTTTATAGCCGGTGCTCCTCGATTTTTTGGTGTTCAATTAAAAGCAAGCTTTTAA
- a CDS encoding DUF6588 family protein gives MKKSILIFLGAIALAFNTNAQDGFEGYLLASDQDRGKLINAYINPAMKGLIHSMNNGWYHTAKVHSPFGFDLSIGLNASLVPEEDEMFTLSGLNSINTGSISAATVAGSEDFTPLTAVSFQDPNNPAITYTTSFEAPGGVKESLPLNAVPAPAVQLNLGLPAKFEVSLRLVPKVGSDNVKGDLFGIGLKKEITNWFGPLDKTPLHVSILAAYTTMNVDYNIEDSNAVDVTDGIAQFKLNSYNVEAIASLNFPFINLYGGFGYGSGSSTLKMLGDYELSYGGQTRTITDPIDSEFNASGFRTTLGTRLSLGFFKIFGSYTLQEYNTANLGIAISIR, from the coding sequence ATGAAAAAATCTATTTTAATTTTCTTAGGAGCCATTGCATTGGCCTTTAACACCAATGCTCAAGACGGTTTTGAAGGCTACTTATTAGCAAGTGATCAAGATCGTGGTAAATTAATAAATGCTTATATAAATCCTGCAATGAAAGGATTAATACATAGTATGAATAATGGTTGGTACCACACAGCAAAAGTTCATAGCCCTTTCGGATTCGACCTTTCTATTGGTTTAAATGCCTCTTTAGTTCCAGAAGAAGATGAAATGTTTACCTTATCTGGTTTAAACTCTATAAATACTGGTTCTATATCTGCTGCAACTGTTGCTGGTTCAGAAGACTTTACTCCATTAACAGCTGTTAGTTTTCAAGACCCAAATAATCCTGCAATAACTTATACAACATCTTTTGAAGCACCAGGTGGTGTAAAAGAAAGCTTACCTCTTAATGCTGTTCCTGCACCTGCAGTTCAATTAAACTTAGGTTTACCTGCTAAATTTGAAGTTAGCTTAAGGTTGGTTCCTAAAGTTGGTTCTGACAATGTAAAAGGAGATTTATTTGGTATTGGATTAAAAAAAGAAATCACAAACTGGTTTGGCCCTTTAGACAAAACACCTTTACATGTTTCTATTTTAGCCGCATATACAACTATGAATGTTGATTATAACATTGAAGACAGTAACGCTGTAGATGTAACTGATGGAATTGCTCAATTTAAATTAAACTCATACAATGTAGAAGCTATAGCTTCATTAAACTTCCCTTTTATTAATTTATATGGTGGTTTTGGTTACGGTTCTGGTAGCTCTACGTTAAAAATGTTAGGAGACTATGAATTATCTTACGGTGGACAAACAAGAACTATTACAGATCCTATAGATTCTGAATTTAACGCTAGCGGATTTAGAACAACACTTGGTACAAGATTAAGCTTAGGGTTCTTTAAAATATTTGGTAGTTATACACTACAAGAATATAACACTGCTAATTTAGGTATTGCAATTAGCATTAGATAA
- a CDS encoding glycerophosphodiester phosphodiesterase family protein — MKKNILTFFLLIFYVAIFNSQEVFDLASLENSIKNKEVSVKGMKPGNEARIIWSNKYKEKQSPIAFVYLHGFGASGREGEPVMSMLSKKYDANVYLSRLKEHGLDRDDSFINLTPENYIASAKEALEIGKKIGKKVVIVSTSTGGTLSLKLASEDTSVLGLVMYSPFIGLKNPAFRTILTPEGKAGFVKMNGSEIIKQKRPAEQAKYWSTKYHVNGYEALIKMLTNNMTLETFAKVKIPVFVGYYYKNEKEQDQVVSVAAILEMYNNLGTSFDKKKKVAFPEAGNHVIACDLRSNDWEGVYNETVSFIDQIILEKNNQYNFELQGHRGARGLSPENTIQAFEKALKLGVNTLELDVVVSKDHKVVVSHEPWLNNDITLDVDGNRLSRENAIAFNIYKNKYKNIKKYDVGSLGNSKFPEQEKVAAYKPLLSEVISFAEQKNANILYNVEIKSTPTDEKNGYQPSVKEFSDLVVNTLKKTKVSLNRIVIQSFDLRVLEYIHATYPAYKLAFLTYKDDFKTNMKMLSFMPEIYSPYFLLLNKEEVKNIQKNNMRVIPWTVNKKQDMINLLEMGVDGLITDYPNIAIPLRK; from the coding sequence ATGAAAAAAAATATATTAACGTTTTTTTTATTAATTTTCTATGTAGCTATTTTTAATTCTCAAGAAGTTTTCGATTTAGCTAGTTTAGAAAATAGTATTAAGAATAAAGAAGTAAGTGTGAAAGGAATGAAACCTGGTAATGAAGCTAGAATTATCTGGTCTAATAAGTATAAAGAAAAACAATCTCCAATTGCATTTGTGTATTTACATGGTTTTGGTGCAAGTGGTAGAGAAGGAGAGCCTGTAATGAGTATGCTTTCAAAAAAATACGATGCAAATGTTTACTTATCTCGTTTAAAAGAGCATGGTTTAGATAGAGATGATAGTTTTATTAATTTAACACCAGAAAATTATATAGCATCTGCAAAAGAAGCTTTAGAAATAGGAAAAAAAATTGGTAAAAAGGTTGTTATAGTTAGTACGTCAACAGGAGGTACATTGAGTTTAAAACTAGCATCAGAAGATACTTCTGTTTTAGGGTTGGTAATGTATTCTCCGTTTATCGGTTTAAAAAATCCTGCATTTAGAACAATTTTAACTCCCGAAGGAAAAGCAGGTTTTGTAAAAATGAATGGTAGTGAAATTATAAAACAAAAAAGGCCTGCAGAGCAAGCGAAATATTGGTCTACAAAATATCACGTTAACGGTTACGAGGCTTTAATAAAAATGCTTACGAATAATATGACCCTAGAAACTTTTGCAAAAGTTAAGATTCCTGTTTTTGTTGGTTATTATTATAAAAATGAAAAAGAACAAGATCAAGTGGTTTCTGTAGCTGCAATTCTAGAGATGTATAATAATTTAGGTACTTCTTTTGATAAAAAGAAAAAAGTAGCTTTTCCAGAAGCTGGTAATCATGTAATTGCTTGTGATTTAAGGTCGAATGATTGGGAAGGTGTATACAATGAAACTGTATCTTTTATTGATCAAATAATTTTAGAGAAAAACAATCAATATAATTTTGAATTACAAGGGCATAGAGGCGCTAGAGGTTTATCACCAGAAAATACAATACAAGCTTTTGAAAAAGCATTAAAGTTAGGTGTAAACACATTAGAATTAGATGTTGTAGTTAGTAAAGATCACAAAGTAGTTGTTTCTCATGAACCTTGGTTGAATAACGATATTACTTTAGATGTAGATGGAAATCGTTTAAGTAGAGAAAATGCTATTGCTTTTAATATTTATAAAAACAAGTATAAAAACATAAAGAAATACGATGTTGGTTCTTTAGGGAATTCTAAATTTCCTGAGCAAGAAAAAGTTGCTGCTTATAAACCTTTATTATCTGAAGTAATTTCTTTTGCAGAGCAAAAAAACGCTAATATTCTTTATAATGTTGAAATTAAAAGCACACCAACAGATGAGAAAAATGGATATCAGCCATCTGTAAAAGAGTTTTCAGATTTAGTGGTTAACACATTAAAAAAGACTAAGGTGTCTTTAAATAGAATTGTGATACAAAGTTTTGATCTTAGAGTTTTAGAGTATATCCACGCTACATATCCTGCTTATAAATTAGCTTTTTTAACTTATAAGGATGATTTTAAAACAAACATGAAAATGTTAAGTTTTATGCCAGAAATTTATAGTCCGTACTTTTTATTACTGAATAAAGAAGAGGTAAAAAATATTCAGAAGAATAATATGAGAGTTATTCCTTGGACAGTTAATAAAAAACAAGATATGATTAATTTATTAGAAATGGGAGTAGATGGCTTAATTACAGATTATCCTAATATCGCAATTCCCTTAAGAAAATAG
- a CDS encoding formate--tetrahydrofolate ligase has product MKHQTDIAIAQAKKLLHIREIAAKINVKEDDLEMYGKYKAKLPLHLIDETKVKENNLVLVTALTPTPAGEGKTTVSIGLTEGLNKIGKQATVVLREPSLGPVFGIKGGAAGGGYSQVVPMEDINLHFTGDFNAIEKANNLLSALIDNNLQSKTNNLNIDPRTILWKRVIDMNDRALRDVTIGLGGTANGIPRQDGFNITPASEVMAILCMASDLENLKERLGNIFIGFTFDKKPVFARDLKAENAMAILLKDAIKPNLVQTLEENPAIIHGGPFANIAQGTNTIIATKMGLSLSNYVVTEAGFGADLGAEKFLNIKSQFADLNPKCVVLVATIRALRHHGGALKDAYDTADLVKVKKGFANLEKHIENIRKFNIEPVVAINFFISDSEEEVNFLIESCAKLGVKAVLSKGWANGGEGTSDLAKAVVEVVETKATQYKPLYNWQSPIKDKIEIIAKEIYGADKVVYDNKALLNLKRIDRLGFNDFAVCMAKTQKSFSDNDKLIGRPKNFVITVREIEIAAGAQFVIPILGKMMRMPGLPSKPASENMFIDKNGVISGLS; this is encoded by the coding sequence ATGAAACACCAAACAGATATTGCAATTGCTCAAGCAAAAAAGTTGTTACATATAAGAGAAATTGCAGCAAAAATAAATGTGAAAGAAGACGATTTAGAAATGTATGGTAAATACAAAGCTAAATTGCCATTACATTTAATAGATGAAACCAAAGTGAAAGAAAATAATTTGGTTTTGGTAACTGCATTAACTCCAACTCCTGCCGGAGAAGGAAAAACAACAGTTTCCATAGGATTAACTGAAGGATTGAATAAGATTGGGAAACAAGCGACAGTGGTTTTGAGAGAACCTTCTTTAGGGCCTGTTTTCGGAATTAAAGGTGGTGCAGCTGGCGGTGGATATTCTCAAGTTGTGCCAATGGAAGACATTAACCTGCATTTTACAGGAGATTTTAATGCAATCGAAAAAGCCAATAACTTACTATCTGCTTTGATTGATAATAACCTTCAAAGTAAAACAAATAACTTAAACATCGATCCTAGAACTATTCTTTGGAAACGTGTTATAGATATGAATGATAGAGCTCTTAGAGATGTAACTATTGGTTTGGGAGGAACAGCAAACGGAATACCTAGACAAGATGGCTTTAATATTACTCCGGCATCAGAAGTTATGGCAATTCTTTGTATGGCTTCTGATTTAGAAAATTTAAAAGAACGATTGGGTAACATTTTTATTGGTTTTACTTTCGATAAAAAGCCAGTATTTGCAAGAGATTTGAAAGCCGAAAATGCGATGGCAATTTTATTAAAAGATGCTATTAAACCAAATTTGGTACAAACTTTAGAAGAAAATCCTGCAATTATTCATGGCGGACCATTTGCAAACATTGCACAAGGTACTAACACTATTATTGCAACTAAAATGGGACTTTCTTTGTCTAATTATGTTGTTACAGAAGCTGGTTTTGGAGCAGATTTAGGTGCTGAAAAATTTCTAAATATTAAATCTCAGTTTGCAGATTTAAATCCTAAATGTGTAGTTTTAGTAGCTACAATTAGAGCTTTACGTCATCACGGTGGCGCGTTAAAAGATGCTTATGATACTGCAGATTTGGTAAAAGTAAAAAAAGGTTTTGCTAATTTAGAGAAGCATATAGAAAATATTAGAAAGTTTAATATAGAACCTGTAGTTGCAATAAATTTTTTTATTTCTGATTCTGAAGAAGAAGTTAATTTTTTAATTGAAAGTTGTGCAAAATTAGGTGTAAAAGCGGTTCTCTCTAAAGGATGGGCTAACGGAGGAGAAGGTACAAGTGATCTAGCAAAAGCTGTTGTAGAAGTGGTAGAAACAAAAGCAACACAATACAAGCCTTTGTATAATTGGCAATCTCCTATAAAAGATAAAATAGAAATAATTGCTAAAGAAATTTATGGTGCAGATAAGGTTGTTTACGATAACAAAGCGCTATTAAATCTAAAAAGAATTGATAGGTTAGGTTTTAATGATTTTGCTGTTTGTATGGCGAAAACACAAAAATCATTTTCTGATAATGATAAATTAATAGGTAGGCCTAAAAACTTTGTAATTACAGTTCGTGAAATTGAGATAGCAGCCGGTGCACAATTTGTTATTCCTATTCTTGGTAAAATGATGAGAATGCCTGGGTTGCCTTCAAAACCTGCATCAGAAAATATGTTTATCGATAAAAACGGAGTTATTTCTGGATTGTCATAA